The Pseudoalteromonas aliena SW19 genome includes a region encoding these proteins:
- a CDS encoding DUF6942 family protein, with translation MNTQLVGLGDTQFSVAVYITKAPPMPFFETLKCLEPVQNEQIDTINQHCGNGWRKVFNVYAKVLFALPSEHYSFAKQASTWQQYRDEYLLQKNSKTALLFSAPDISKASNKNQLHIIAGRTHAKNLLQQGKLHAHFDWLDDEFAIDTSNNIIVCPYFDYRQLSNIKIARLSELVAQLKMTK, from the coding sequence TTGAACACACAATTAGTTGGCTTAGGTGATACGCAATTTAGCGTGGCTGTATACATAACAAAAGCGCCGCCGATGCCGTTTTTTGAAACCCTTAAATGCCTTGAGCCGGTTCAAAATGAACAAATAGATACCATAAACCAGCACTGTGGTAATGGTTGGCGCAAGGTATTTAACGTCTACGCCAAAGTGTTGTTTGCTCTGCCAAGTGAGCATTACTCATTTGCCAAACAAGCATCTACTTGGCAACAATATCGCGATGAGTATTTACTACAAAAAAACAGTAAAACCGCCCTGCTATTTAGCGCGCCTGATATTAGCAAAGCCAGCAATAAAAATCAGCTACACATAATTGCCGGTCGTACGCACGCTAAAAACTTATTACAACAAGGTAAGTTACATGCACACTTTGATTGGCTTGACGATGAGTTTGCAATAGACACCAGTAACAACATTATTGTGTGCCCATATTTTGATTATAGACAGTTAAGTAATATAAAAATAGCGAGATTAAGCGAGCTAGTCGCGCAGCTAAAAATGACTAAATAA
- a CDS encoding lipocalin family protein, whose amino-acid sequence MKAIKYGLLITGLFFLSACTSPPEGITPVKNFDIQKYKGKWFEIARLNHSFEEGMEQVTATYSINDDGTVKVLNKGYLTDDKKWDAAEGLAKFVEGTDTGHFKVSFFGPFYGAYVIFELDQPDYQYAFITSYNKDYLWFLSRTPTVSKKLKKHFLTKAKELGFATDKIIWVNH is encoded by the coding sequence ATGAAGGCTATAAAATACGGTTTACTTATTACGGGGTTGTTTTTTCTTAGTGCCTGCACCAGCCCTCCTGAGGGAATAACACCCGTTAAAAACTTTGATATACAAAAATATAAAGGCAAATGGTTTGAAATAGCGCGTCTTAATCACTCATTCGAAGAAGGTATGGAGCAAGTTACCGCGACTTATTCAATTAACGACGACGGCACAGTAAAGGTCCTTAACAAAGGGTATTTAACGGATGATAAAAAATGGGATGCCGCTGAAGGCTTAGCCAAGTTTGTTGAGGGCACTGACACTGGACATTTTAAAGTCTCGTTTTTTGGTCCATTTTATGGCGCTTACGTGATTTTTGAGCTTGATCAACCCGATTATCAATATGCATTTATAACCAGTTACAACAAAGATTACTTGTGGTTTTTGTCGCGTACACCAACGGTTAGTAAAAAACTTAAAAAGCACTTTTTAACTAAAGCTAAAGAGCTAGGGTTTGCTACCGATAAAATAATTTGGGTAAACCATTAG
- a CDS encoding DUF3325 domain-containing protein, with protein MIDLLSFSLCLFAFNCFALAKFNHFKDVFKKRPTELQSKKLLLIAWISILLSLVFCVVTQGSYGALLFCGFMSLSVLIIMVFYNFLVGYVKLFSVLNSVLVVLSGLYLALN; from the coding sequence ATGATTGATTTATTATCCTTTAGCCTTTGTTTGTTTGCTTTTAACTGTTTTGCATTGGCTAAATTCAATCATTTTAAAGATGTATTTAAAAAACGCCCCACTGAGTTACAGAGTAAAAAGCTGTTACTAATCGCTTGGATCAGTATTTTACTAAGTTTAGTGTTTTGTGTAGTAACGCAAGGAAGCTACGGGGCTTTGTTGTTTTGTGGATTCATGAGCTTGAGTGTACTGATTATAATGGTTTTTTATAATTTTTTAGTAGGCTACGTAAAGTTGTTTAGTGTTTTAAATAGCGTATTAGTTGTACTAAGCGGGTTGTATTTAGCGTTAAACTAG
- a CDS encoding VOC family protein: MNNNEKLNYVEFPACDLLATKSFFSRVFNWQFTDYGPEYTAFSGQGLDGGFFSAPLKSLTQNGAALLVFYSNDIHATYQKVELHGGKILKPIFEFPGGCRFHFTEPSGNEFAVWADKQ; this comes from the coding sequence ATGAACAATAATGAAAAACTAAATTATGTTGAATTTCCTGCATGCGATTTATTAGCCACTAAATCTTTTTTTAGCCGTGTATTTAATTGGCAATTTACCGATTACGGCCCTGAATATACGGCGTTTAGCGGCCAAGGGCTTGATGGTGGATTTTTTAGCGCACCGCTTAAATCGCTCACTCAAAATGGCGCTGCACTATTGGTTTTTTATAGTAACGACATTCACGCCACGTATCAAAAAGTAGAGTTACATGGAGGTAAAATTTTAAAACCCATTTTTGAGTTTCCTGGTGGTTGCCGCTTTCACTTTACAGAGCCAAGTGGCAACGAATTTGCTGTATGGGCTGATAAACAATAG
- a CDS encoding GNAT family N-acetyltransferase — translation MDLYSIRTVCTDAFMSSVAPTLQAEGIKTFQSIISLENLEARMAADNEMCVYESNSKVVGFIELKAGRHIAMLFVAPSCQKKGIGKSLILRVLAHARSDTITVSASLTSVQAYLNYGFECVGNISESAGLIYQPMQIKLNKLNRMK, via the coding sequence ATGGATCTATATTCCATTAGAACTGTATGTACTGATGCATTTATGAGCTCTGTGGCACCTACACTTCAAGCTGAAGGTATTAAGACGTTTCAAAGCATTATATCTTTAGAAAATTTAGAAGCTCGTATGGCGGCAGACAATGAAATGTGTGTTTACGAAAGTAATAGCAAGGTAGTTGGGTTTATAGAGCTTAAAGCTGGTCGTCACATTGCGATGCTTTTTGTTGCACCTAGTTGTCAAAAAAAGGGGATCGGTAAATCGTTGATTTTAAGAGTGCTTGCACATGCTAGAAGTGACACAATAACAGTAAGTGCCTCTTTAACTTCGGTACAAGCTTATCTTAATTATGGGTTCGAGTGTGTAGGTAATATTTCTGAATCTGCGGGACTAATATATCAGCCTATGCAAATAAAGCTTAATAAATTAAACCGCATGAAATAG
- a CDS encoding YaiI/YqxD family protein: protein MKIWVDADACPVVIKEILFRAAERMKIETILVANHAMRIPPSKYISRVQVSSGFDVADDEIVKRVEKGDLVITGDIPLASEVIDNGGQALNPRGELYTTENIRSILNVRDFMDTMRSSGVEMSGGPPPLSQTDRQNFANNLDRILAQNKAN from the coding sequence ATGAAAATTTGGGTAGATGCAGACGCGTGTCCTGTTGTTATAAAAGAAATACTTTTTAGAGCTGCAGAGCGTATGAAAATCGAGACTATTTTAGTGGCTAATCACGCAATGCGTATTCCGCCGTCAAAATACATAAGCCGCGTTCAAGTATCGTCGGGATTTGATGTAGCCGACGACGAAATAGTAAAACGTGTTGAAAAAGGTGATTTAGTTATTACAGGCGATATTCCGCTAGCAAGTGAAGTAATTGATAACGGCGGGCAAGCGCTTAATCCACGTGGCGAGCTTTATACCACCGAGAATATCCGCTCAATACTTAACGTGCGCGACTTTATGGATACCATGCGCTCAAGTGGCGTAGAAATGAGTGGTGGGCCGCCGCCACTTAGCCAAACCGACCGTCAAAACTTTGCAAATAACCTCGACCGTATTTTAGCGCAAAACAAGGCTAACTAA
- a CDS encoding putative periplasmic lipoprotein — MKKYLIAVLLLTGCASQGVDRNNQNHIVKRYYASLQSVQKVTLSSEVGTGIAAGAGFGFVDGLDGNTEDMVGGAIIGGLVGGLFTALFEGGNTAYEYKLYAAKEGEFTVIQKQKLDNSTQCVVINAGKKITLEPVDNKYCTPNLIINKTAGI, encoded by the coding sequence ATGAAAAAATATTTAATCGCTGTATTACTGCTAACCGGTTGTGCTTCACAAGGTGTTGACCGCAACAATCAAAATCATATCGTTAAGCGCTACTATGCATCACTGCAATCAGTCCAAAAAGTAACTCTTTCATCAGAGGTAGGAACTGGTATTGCTGCTGGGGCAGGGTTTGGTTTTGTTGATGGCTTAGATGGTAACACTGAAGACATGGTGGGTGGTGCAATCATCGGTGGCCTAGTTGGAGGTTTGTTTACTGCTCTATTTGAAGGCGGTAACACAGCATACGAATATAAATTATATGCAGCTAAAGAAGGGGAGTTTACTGTTATTCAAAAACAAAAACTCGATAACAGTACGCAATGTGTAGTCATAAACGCAGGCAAAAAAATAACGCTTGAACCTGTAGACAATAAATATTGTACACCAAACCTAATCATCAATAAAACGGCTGGTATATAA
- a CDS encoding ACT domain-containing protein, which translates to MAGILELNELLKSMQPELKQGEYIFCCLAGKLADYVHLEPLATYVEEEGLTLILKAETADKAGITYEGKYNLITLNVHSSLEAVGLTAAVSAKLTEHGISANVVAAFYHDHIFVQTDKAQAALDALKEIRPC; encoded by the coding sequence ATGGCCGGAATTTTAGAGTTAAACGAATTATTAAAATCAATGCAGCCAGAGCTTAAGCAAGGCGAGTATATTTTTTGTTGCTTAGCAGGAAAATTGGCTGATTATGTTCACTTAGAGCCACTGGCCACTTACGTTGAAGAAGAAGGGCTAACCCTTATTTTGAAAGCTGAAACCGCCGATAAAGCAGGTATTACCTACGAGGGTAAATATAATTTAATTACCCTTAACGTACATTCAAGCTTAGAGGCCGTTGGGTTAACGGCTGCGGTATCTGCAAAGCTAACTGAGCATGGCATTAGCGCTAATGTGGTAGCTGCGTTTTATCACGACCATATTTTTGTGCAAACAGATAAAGCACAAGCTGCGTTGGATGCGCTAAAAGAGATTAGGCCGTGTTGA
- a CDS encoding PepSY-associated TM helix domain-containing protein has translation MKDSFFRSMTWLHTWVGLLVCWLLYLIFFSGTLSFFRDEISLWNQPAIHNVQTQAQRIEAQQQQIITGFDYLATQGANSQSWRITLPESRIPYLVYGYAKPKELGQRRSKFENTQLDPNTMQKLEPFIETKGGNFFYRLHFDLHYIDVITARWLVCFASLFMLIAIISGVVIHKRIFKDMFSFRRNKGSRTWLDAHNLSSVLALPFHLMITYTGMITLIFMLFPYPAQTTYDNGMRDFFNDVTPRNTITDKAKGGSAMVPIQRILDQVYTKWPNADITRVQVSNPNMASSTITVLVSTGKTLRDQAPRLIFSGATGDLVAKTNDDLTASKVLYESLNSLHTGRLADPLLRWLYFLGGVAGCVMIGSGCIMWAKRIRDRMKADAKPSLGLKLVEGLNLATLMGLPLATCAFFLANRILNPEITARADKEVLAFFLTWLAVAVIALLKRGKGQWQIMAVINGIACLSVPVVNALTTNGNIVSYLLHKQWALFTFDAVFLLFSILFFIQTEKLRTHKQPTKRSNHIVNKKRKDQNI, from the coding sequence ATGAAAGACAGTTTTTTTCGGTCAATGACTTGGTTGCATACGTGGGTAGGGTTACTGGTATGTTGGTTACTCTATTTAATATTTTTTTCTGGAACACTTAGCTTTTTTAGAGACGAGATAAGCTTATGGAACCAACCAGCTATTCATAATGTGCAAACTCAGGCACAACGTATTGAAGCGCAACAACAGCAAATAATTACAGGGTTTGATTACTTAGCTACTCAAGGGGCTAATTCACAAAGCTGGCGTATTACGCTTCCAGAGTCGCGTATTCCTTATCTAGTATATGGCTATGCAAAACCAAAAGAGCTAGGCCAGCGCCGCAGTAAATTTGAAAACACCCAGTTAGACCCTAATACAATGCAAAAGCTTGAGCCATTTATAGAGACCAAAGGCGGTAACTTTTTTTATCGTCTACATTTTGATTTACATTACATTGATGTAATAACCGCGCGATGGCTTGTGTGCTTTGCAAGCTTATTTATGCTAATTGCGATTATATCGGGTGTAGTTATTCATAAACGTATTTTTAAAGATATGTTTAGTTTTAGACGTAATAAAGGCAGCCGCACATGGCTGGATGCTCATAATTTAAGTTCTGTGCTTGCCCTACCTTTTCATTTAATGATTACCTACACTGGTATGATTACACTTATATTTATGTTGTTCCCCTACCCTGCGCAAACGACGTATGATAACGGTATGCGCGATTTTTTTAATGATGTAACGCCTCGCAATACCATTACAGATAAAGCCAAAGGCGGATCGGCAATGGTACCAATACAGCGTATTTTGGATCAGGTTTATACTAAGTGGCCAAATGCTGATATTACCCGTGTACAAGTGAGCAATCCTAATATGGCGTCATCAACAATCACAGTATTGGTTAGTACAGGTAAAACATTACGGGATCAAGCCCCACGTTTAATATTTAGCGGCGCTACGGGAGATCTCGTTGCTAAAACTAATGATGACTTAACGGCCAGTAAAGTGCTTTACGAATCGTTGAACTCGCTTCATACCGGTCGTTTGGCCGATCCACTATTGCGGTGGCTCTATTTTTTAGGCGGTGTTGCTGGCTGCGTAATGATTGGCTCCGGTTGTATAATGTGGGCAAAGCGCATACGCGATCGTATGAAAGCCGATGCAAAACCGTCACTAGGTTTAAAGCTGGTTGAAGGATTAAACTTGGCTACATTAATGGGGTTACCATTGGCTACCTGCGCATTCTTTTTAGCTAACAGAATACTAAACCCAGAAATTACAGCGCGTGCTGATAAAGAAGTACTCGCATTTTTCTTAACGTGGTTAGCAGTTGCTGTTATTGCGTTATTAAAGCGTGGTAAAGGTCAGTGGCAAATTATGGCGGTTATAAATGGTATAGCGTGTTTAAGCGTACCTGTTGTGAATGCGCTTACCACCAACGGCAATATAGTTAGTTATTTACTGCATAAGCAGTGGGCTTTATTTACTTTTGATGCTGTGTTTTTGTTATTTAGTATATTGTTTTTTATACAAACCGAAAAATTACGTACTCATAAACAACCTACAAAACGAAGCAATCACATTGTAAATAAAAAGCGAAAGGATCAAAATATATGA
- a CDS encoding uracil-DNA glycosylase family protein codes for MNTRQLLEQVSKCVICAPHLPLGARPVIQFNPNARILIAGQAPGIKVHETGVPFNDASGNRLREWLGLTNDEFYNENNIAILPMGFCYPGKGRSGDLPPRKECASAWREKLLAKLPNIELTIILGKHAQAYHLPHTKKQPLTQLVKSWREYWPSYLVLPHPSPRNNIWLKKNPWFAQEVLPEISKRVISILTP; via the coding sequence ATGAATACCCGCCAATTATTAGAACAAGTTAGTAAATGCGTGATCTGTGCTCCTCACTTGCCTTTAGGCGCTCGCCCTGTAATACAATTTAACCCAAATGCACGTATTTTAATTGCAGGCCAAGCCCCAGGGATAAAAGTTCACGAAACAGGGGTTCCATTTAACGACGCAAGCGGAAATCGCCTACGAGAATGGCTCGGGCTCACAAATGATGAATTTTATAATGAAAACAATATTGCAATTTTACCTATGGGTTTTTGCTACCCAGGGAAAGGAAGGTCGGGGGACTTACCCCCTCGCAAAGAATGCGCATCCGCATGGCGCGAGAAATTATTAGCTAAACTGCCAAATATTGAACTAACAATAATACTTGGCAAGCATGCTCAGGCATACCATTTACCCCATACTAAAAAACAGCCATTAACGCAGTTAGTAAAATCGTGGCGTGAGTATTGGCCAAGCTATTTAGTACTCCCCCATCCAAGTCCGCGCAACAATATTTGGCTTAAAAAGAATCCGTGGTTTGCCCAAGAGGTGTTGCCAGAAATTAGTAAAAGAGTGATCTCAATACTTACACCTTAG